From Hirundo rustica isolate bHirRus1 chromosome 1, bHirRus1.pri.v3, whole genome shotgun sequence, a single genomic window includes:
- the LOC120750438 gene encoding cytochrome b-c1 complex subunit 7 — protein sequence MAARASVAGGGRLLDRIRKWYYNAAGFNKLGLMRDDTLHEDDDVKEALKRLPEDLYNARVFRIKRALDLSLKHQILPKDQWVKYEEDHPYLEPYLKEVIRERHEREAWNRK from the exons ATGGCGGCGAGGGCGTCTG TTGCAGGAGGTGGTCGCCTGTTAGACAGGATTCGCAAGTGGTATTACAATGCAGCTGGGTTCAACAAACTTG GGTTAATGCGAGATGATACATTGCATGAAGATGATGATGTCAAAGAAGCGTTGAAGAGACTTCCAGAGGATCTGTACAATGCAAGAGTATTTCGCATAAAGCGAGCGCTGGACTTAAGCTTGAAACATCAGATCCTTCCAAAAGACCAGTGGGTGAAGTACGAAGAG GATCACCCTTATCTCGAACCATACCTAAAAGAAGTAATTCGTGAAAGACATGAAAGGGAAGCATGGAACAGGAAGTAA